The Scylla paramamosain isolate STU-SP2022 unplaced genomic scaffold, ASM3559412v1 Contig18, whole genome shotgun sequence genome includes a region encoding these proteins:
- the LOC135097362 gene encoding chorion peroxidase-like isoform X2, with protein sequence MHQPFVREHNRIAVLLSDLNAHWTDEQVFQEVCRIVGATLQHITYTEFLPSILGQGIIEKYGLALQSSGFFAGYDININAGIANSVSSQALKFVASLMPNTVAYFDVSFASTVFFASVLL encoded by the exons ATGCACCAGCCGTTCGTCAGGGAGCACAACCGCATTGCCGTCTTGCTTTCGGACCTCAATGCCCACTGGACTGACGAGCAAGTGTTTCAAGAGGTGTGCAGGATTGTGGGAGCAACTCTGCAGCACATCACCTACACTGAGTTCCTCCCCTCTATTCTTGGCCAG GGCATTATTGAGAAGTATGGCCTGGCACTGCAGTCATCAGGGTTCTTTGCTGGGTATGACATCAACATCAACGCTGGCATTGCCAATTCTGTGTCGTCGCAGGCCCTCAAATTTGTGGCCTCTCTCATGCCAAATACTGTGGCTTATTTTGATGTAAGTTTTGCCAGTACAGTGTTCTTTGCAAGTGTTCTGCTTTAA